The Acipenser ruthenus chromosome 27, fAciRut3.2 maternal haplotype, whole genome shotgun sequence genome includes a window with the following:
- the si:dkeyp-100a1.6 gene encoding probable G-protein coupled receptor 160 produces the protein MVILKSTGELQSTVHDNTSVFLYFFLFKAGLNCLVMTISHRSMRRSLMGFFGISLFLADLMFLCFLAAMKFRSSLFDSLCSILSYFSSAYTKLPLPIVILGGIDHFVNLSRSGLPVSRSRVFLYSVEVLMVWALAIFDSMHTIIIEIQKMDLPNNQSAFICPIYSSNTVNLFCASVLIFTCCLVALCCKQLLLFQRIFQAKDQDKKSRAEPLQSDLPFRYSKLSDQEEDMEALLNQQQQPRSKTMMLLLSINMDFLVNWGVFLVGSTITIFCNLAAPSYMSINLLWLFCANSFLVGLVYWIQADRVGPLNDFPDDICKWNFYWLINRQASTLQEKVSHSIYTLSDKMHKNPSLV, from the coding sequence ATGGTTATTCTAAAATCAACGGGAGAGCTACAGAGCACTGTTCATGACAATACCTCTGTGTTCCTGTACTTCTTCCTTTTCAAAGCAGGGCTAAACTGCTTGGTGATGACAATCAGCCATAGGAGCATGCGTAGATCCTTGATGGGCTTCTTTGGCATCTCCCTCTTCCTGGCTGACCTGATGTTCCTCTGCTTTTTGGCAGCCATGAAGTTCAGAAGCAGCCTATTCGATTCCCTGTGCTCTATCCTGTCCTACTTTTCCAGTGCCTACACCAAGCTGCCTCTGCCCATTGTCATTCTAGGGGGCATCGACCATTTTGTGAACCTGTCTCGCAGTGGCCTCCCAGTGTCTCGCAGCCGGGTATTCCTGTATAGTGTGGAAGTTCTGATGGTTTGGGCGTTAGCCATATTCGACTCTATGCATACTATCATCATTGAAATTCAGAAGATGGATCTCCCCAATAACCAGAGCGCCTTTATATGCCCAATCTACAGCTCCAATACAGTCAACTTGTTCTGTGCGTCGGTGCTCATCTTCACATGCTGCTTGGTTGCCCTCTGTTGTAAACAACTGCTGCTCTTTCAGAGGATCTTCCAAGCCAAGGACCAGGATAAGAAATCACGGGCTGAACCGCTGCAAAGCGATTTGCCCTTTCGCTACAGCAAGCTTTCTGATCAGGAAGAGGACATGGAGGCCCTACTgaatcagcagcagcagccacgcAGCAAGACCATGATGCTTCTCCTCAGCATCAACATGGACTTCTTGGTGAATTGGGGAGTCTTCCTGGTGGGGAGCACCATCACCATATTCTGCAACCTAGCTGCTCCTTCCTACATGAGCATCAATCTTCTGTGGCTCTTCTGTGCCAACAGCTTCCTGGTCGGTCTGGTCTACTGGATACAGGCTGACAGGGTGGGGCCTCTCAATGACTTCCCTGATGACATCTGTAAATGGAACTTCTACTGGCTAATCAACAGACAAGCTTCTACTCTACAGGAAAAGGTGTCCCATAGTATCTATACCTTATCTGACAAGATGCATAAAAACCCCTCTCTAGTCTAA